The proteins below are encoded in one region of Triticum aestivum cultivar Chinese Spring chromosome 1B, IWGSC CS RefSeq v2.1, whole genome shotgun sequence:
- the LOC123114044 gene encoding probable GTP diphosphokinase CRSH1, chloroplastic: protein MATAAAAAAAVPAGRHQHPHHLGLRLCPNPHRLHRLRLPASVAFSSPSAPSTSSSSSSLSAPATPPPEGGGRLVAELVGVFNELTGRMGEGLATTSSSRLLFRALKLALPALRDGDGGQALTRALAVAATLADLQMDAEVISAGILRKALDAGTISMSDVEAQIGTGIADLLHESLRLKVAHSKVDVLDDESASSLRKFFLSYYDIRAVILELSLKLDTMRHLQYLPKHLQRVKSLEVMKIYAPLAHAVGAGNLSLELEDLSFRYLFPHSYDHVDQWLRNREAECKLLINAYKAQLLQALKSDDELNEIVQDISIEGRYKSRFSTMKKLVKDGRKPEEVNDILGLRIILDPRCDGGSSDWGPRACHRTHEIIRALLKEVPGRTKDYVTQPKRNGYQSLHVAIDVSEPGKTRPLMEIQIRTKEMHRIAIGGEASHSLYKGGLTDPGEAKRLKAIMLAAAELAALRLRDLPASDHRGGECKNQAFCLIDKNGDGRISIEELTEVMEDLGAEGEDAMALMHLLDANSDGSLSFDEFESFQRQVELMRSLEDRDDHYTKILKDKLQTIDSAGLIHFYRKELGDKLLVS from the exons ATGGCgacggcagccgccgccgccgcggccgtccCCGCCGGCCGCCACCAGCACCCCCACCACCTAGGCCTGCGCCTATGCCCCAACCCGCATCGCCTGCACCGACTGCGCCTCCCTGCCTCCGTTGCCTTTTCTTCCCCATCCGCcccgtccacctcctcctcctcctcgtcgctatcggccccggcgacgccgccgccggagggaggagggcggctggtggcggagcttgtgggcgtGTTCAATGAGCTCACGGGTAGGATGGGAGAGGGCCTGGCGACCACCTCCTCGTCGCGCCTGCTCTTCCGCGCGCTCAAGCTGGCCCTCCCCGCCCtccgcgacggcgacggcggccagGCCCTCACGCGAGCCCTCGCGGTGGCTGCGACCTTAGCCGACCTCCAG ATGGATGCGGAAGTTATTTCAGCCGGCATATTGAGGAAAGCGCTTGATGCGGGGACTATAAGCATGAGCGATGTAGAAGCTCAAATTGGGACTGGCATAGCTGATTTACTGCACGAGAGCTTAAGGCTTAAGGTTGCTCACTCAAAGGTCGACGTATTGGATGATGAAAGTGCGAGCTCATTGAGAAAGTTTTTCCTTTCGTACTATGACATCCGGGCAGTAATCTTGGAGCTTTCTCTGAAGCTCGATACGATGAGACACCTTCAGTACCTCCCCAAGCATCTTCAGCGAGTAAAATCTCTTGAAGTAATGAAGATATATGCTCCACTTGCTCATGCTGTCGGGGCTGGTAATCTGTCGCTAGAGTTGGAAGATCTTTCATTTAGGTACTTGTTTCCTCATTCCTATGACCATGTCGATCAATGGTTGAGGAACCGAGAAGCCGAGTGCAAGCTCTTGATAAATGCCTACAAGGCGCAGTTGCTTCAGGCACTGAAATCCGATGATGAGCTGAACGAGATTGTGCAGGACATCTCAATTGAAGGGCGGTACAAAAGCCGTTTCAGTACTATGAAGAAGCTAGTAAAAGATGGCCGGAAACCAGAAGAAGTAAATGACATACTTGGTTTACGGATAATCTTGGACCCTCGATGCGATGGTGGCTCATCTGATTGGGGCCCCAGGGCCTGTCACAGGACACACGAAATCATTCGAGCTCTGTTGAAGGAAGTGCCAGGTAGGACAAAGGACTATGTGACACAGCCAAAAAGAAATGGCTATCAGAGCCTGCATGTGGCAATCGATGTAAGTGAACCTGGGAAGACGAGGCCACTAATGGAGATACAAATACGCACCAAGGAGATGCACAGAATTGCTATTGGTGGAGAAGCGTCTCACTCTCTCTACAAGGGTGGTCTTACGGATCCCGGAGAG GCTAAAAGACTCAAGGCTATTATGTTGGCCGCGGCAGAACTAGCAGCTCTTCGCCTTCGAGACCTCCCAGCCAGTGATCATCGAGGAGGTGAATGCAAGAACCAGGCTTTCTGCCTTATAGACAAAAATGGTGATGGGAGGATCAGCATCGAGGAGCTCACGGAGGTGATGGAAGATCTTGGTGCCGAGGGCGAGGATGCGATGGCGCTCATGCATCTCCTTGATGCAAACAGTGATGGTTCCCTGAGCTTCGACGAATTTGAGTCGTTCCAGAGACAG GTTGAATTGATGAGGAGCTTGGAGGACAGGGATGACCACTACACGAAGATACTGAAGGATAAGCTGCAGACAATCGACAGCGCTGGCCTCATTCACTTCTACCGCAAAGAGCTGGGAGACAAACTGCTTGTGAGCTGA